Genomic segment of uncultured Tolumonas sp.:
AGGCAACCCGCTTTGTGGTGGAGGGTTCGGCGATTTGTAACAAGGTGGTTTCCAGCACACGACGCACCTGGGGCAGGCAACGTCCGCAAGTACTACCCACCTTTAATTCGCGGTGTAAGCCGCGTACAGTATCAATGCCGTTTTCAACAGCCTCTTTAATCTGCCGGTCATTTACTGCATGACAATGACAAATGATCA
This window contains:
- a CDS encoding (2Fe-2S)-binding protein, whose product is MIICHCHAVNDRQIKEAVENGIDTVRGLHRELKVGSTCGRCLPQVRRVLETTLLQIAEPSTTKRVA